In Capsicum annuum cultivar UCD-10X-F1 chromosome 7, UCD10Xv1.1, whole genome shotgun sequence, one genomic interval encodes:
- the LOC107876376 gene encoding sesquiterpene synthase 14b-like, with translation MSQLKMVDTTIERPVANFHKSVWGEYFLSYTPELTEISSQEKVEVEELKEKVRQMLVETPDNSTQKLFLIDAIERLGVGYHFENEIKTSIQNIFDEHKQNKNEDDDNFYVVALRFRLVRQQRHYTSSDVFKRFTNNDGTFEETLTKDVLGLLSLYEAAHLRVHEEEILEEALTFTFNNLKSMVPKLSNSLKIQVSEALIKSIHQNVPRVAARKYIYIYENIESHNDLLLKFAKLDFHILQKVYQRELSEVTRWWKDLDCVNNYPFARDKLVECYFWATGVYFRPEQRFARRVITKLICIITITDDLYDAWATYDELVPFTAAIERCDISSMDSISPYMRPLYQVFLDYFDEMEEELTKRGIADYVRYAKIEASKWTKSYLKEAEWLRDGIIPKCEEYKRNSIISVSNQMILITCLIVAEEFISKETFEWMLNESLVLPASSLINRFKDDIIGHAHEQQREHGASFIECYMKEYGALEQEALAEAWRQIANAWKDINTEYLRATHVPTFVLDPALNLSRLVDILQKDDFTDSRWFLKDVIAMLFADSVNRTFDHQNEFEENNGSKT, from the exons ATGAGTCAATTAAAAATGGTTGATACTACTATTGAACGTCCAGTGGCAAATTTTCACAAAAGTGTTTGGGGAGAATATTTCCTCTCCTATACTCCTGAACTCACA GAAATTAGTAGCCAAGAAAAAGTTGAAGTtgaagagttgaaagaaaaagtcAGGCAAATGTTAGTGGAAACTCCTGATAATAGTACACAAAAACTTTTCTTGATTGACGCAATTGAGCGATTGGGAGTGGGATATCACTTCGAGAATGAGATCAAAACATCTATTCAGAATATTTTTGATGAGCACAAACAGAATaaaaatgaagatgatgataatttttACGTTGTTGCTCTTCGTTTTAGACTAGTGAGACAACAAAGGCATTACACGTCTTCTG ACGTGTTCAAAAGATTTACCAACAATGATGGAACATTCGAGGAAACTCTTACCAAAGACGTGCTAGGATTATTAAGTTTATACGAAGCAGCACATCTGAGAGTACACGAGGAAGAAATTCTTGAAGAAGCTCTAACTTTTACTTTCAATAATCTCAAGTCCATGGTCCCAAAATTGAGCAACTCACTCAAGATTCAAGTTAGTGAAGCCTTAATCAAGTCCATTCATCAAAATGTACCAAGAGTGGCAGcaagaaaatacatatatatttacgaGAACATCGAATCACATAACGATCTGCTTTTGAAATTTGCAAAATTGGATTTTCACATTTTGCAAAAGGTGTACCAAAGAGAGCTTAGCGAAGTTACAAG GTGGTGGAAGGATCTGGATTGTGTAAACAACTATCCATTTGCAAGAGACAAATTGGTGGAGTGTTACTTTTGGGCAACGGGGGTGTATTTTAGGCCTGAACAGAGATTCGCAAGAAGAGTGATAACAAAATTAATTTGTATCATCACCATCACTGATGATCTATATGATGCTTGGGCGACTTATGACGAACTTGTGCCTTTCACAGCTGCAATTGAGAG ATGTGACATTAGTTCTATGGATTCAATATCGCCCTATATGAGACCTCTTTATCAAgtctttttggattattttgatgaaatggaagaagaattgaCCAAACGTGGTATAGCGGACTATGTACGCTATGCAAAAATTGAG GCGAGTAAGTGGACAAAAAGCTATCTTAAGGAAGCGGAATGGTTGAGAGATGGCATTATTCCAAAGTGCGAGGAGTATAAGAGAAACTCTATTATATCTGTTTCCAATCAGATGATTCTAATAACATGTTTGATTGTCGCGGAGGAATTTATATCCAAAGAGACTTTCGAATGGATGCTAAATGAGTCTTTGGTCCTACCAGCTTCATCACTAATCAACAGATTTAAGGATGATATTATTGGACATGCA CACGAACAACAGAGAGAACATGGAGCATCATTCATCGAATGCTACATGAAAGAATATGGAGCTTTAGAACAAGAGGCACTTGCTGAGGCTTGGAGGCAAATTGCAAATGCATGGAAAGACATAAACACGGAGTATCTACGTGCTACTCATGTACCAACGTTTGTCCTTGATCCTGCCTTAAATCTTTCTCGCCTCGTAGATATTCTCCAAAAGGATGATTTTACAGATTCACGATGGTTCCTTAAAGATGTAATCGCCATGTTGTTTGCTGACTCTGTCAATCGTACCTTTGATCATCAGAATGAGTTTGAAGAAAACAATGGTTCCAAAACTTAG